Proteins from a single region of Patescibacteria group bacterium:
- a CDS encoding SDR family oxidoreductase: MRLQNKIAIITGAGSGIGRGIALAFIKEGAKVIVADWSEEGGKETLKQVEKEKGEAIFVKTDVSKTADIEQMVKICLDKFGRVDILVNNAGIYRAYNLHEMSEEDWDTVLNVNLKSVFLGSKRVIPEMLKQGKGKIISVASIAGLVGFAQSGAYCASKGGIIALTKEMALEYAPKKINVNCIAPGVIRTAMTKDMITDPATKQFLESSTPYPRLGEPEDIAMAAVYLASDESDFVNGEILVVDGGWVAK, from the coding sequence ATGCGTTTACAAAATAAAATTGCAATTATTACTGGCGCTGGCTCCGGTATTGGTCGGGGAATAGCTTTAGCTTTTATCAAAGAAGGAGCCAAAGTTATAGTAGCTGATTGGTCAGAAGAAGGCGGGAAAGAAACATTAAAACAAGTTGAGAAAGAAAAAGGGGAAGCTATTTTTGTCAAAACAGATGTTAGTAAAACAGCTGATATTGAACAGATGGTAAAAATTTGTTTGGACAAATTCGGTCGGGTGGATATTTTGGTGAATAATGCTGGTATTTATAGAGCTTACAATCTTCATGAAATGTCTGAAGAAGATTGGGATACGGTTTTAAATGTTAATCTCAAGAGCGTTTTCTTGGGCTCCAAAAGAGTAATTCCGGAAATGCTCAAACAAGGTAAAGGCAAAATTATAAGCGTAGCCTCAATTGCTGGTTTGGTTGGATTTGCTCAAAGCGGTGCCTATTGCGCCTCAAAAGGCGGAATAATTGCCTTAACTAAAGAAATGGCCTTGGAATATGCTCCGAAAAAAATTAATGTCAATTGCATCGCTCCCGGGGTGATTAGAACTGCGATGACAAAAGATATGATTACTGACCCAGCCACAAAACAATTTTTAGAGAGCTCAACTCCTTATCCTCGATTAGGTGAACCAGAAGACATTGCGATGGCCGCAGTTTATTTAGCGTCTGATGAATCAGATTTTGTCAATGGCGAAATTTTAGTTGTTGATGGTGGATGGGTGGCTAAATAA
- a CDS encoding NAD(P)H-hydrate dehydratase, translating to MNLKKYYPKRDLWSHKGQFGYVLIVAGSERYSGSPIFNGTAALRSGADLITLVGPKRAMDIAASFLPDIITYPLDGELELKHVPKILDLAKNFQSLIIGCGLNRSKQTYLAIREIIKSIDLPMVIDAEAIRAMAEQKEIVKNKKVIITPHSEEFRILTGEKVKPEIGDRKEKVKKWADKLKTVVLLKGCIDVISDGEKVVLNKTGSSFMTKGGFGDTLTGICGALLARKVEPFEAAQVAAHINGCAGELACKKYGEGVLASDIFEFIPSVINQ from the coding sequence ATGAATTTGAAAAAATATTATCCCAAACGAGATTTATGGTCTCATAAAGGTCAATTTGGCTATGTCTTGATTGTTGCCGGAAGCGAGCGATATTCTGGATCACCGATTTTTAATGGAACAGCTGCTTTAAGAAGTGGGGCTGATTTAATTACTCTTGTAGGACCAAAAAGAGCTATGGATATTGCGGCTTCTTTTTTGCCAGATATCATTACTTATCCGCTTGATGGTGAGTTAGAATTAAAGCATGTTCCAAAAATTTTAGATTTAGCGAAAAATTTTCAGTCTTTAATTATTGGCTGTGGATTAAACAGAAGTAAACAAACATATCTGGCAATTAGAGAAATTATTAAGAGTATTGATTTACCAATGGTTATTGACGCTGAAGCAATTAGGGCAATGGCTGAACAGAAAGAGATTGTAAAAAATAAAAAAGTTATAATTACACCTCATAGTGAAGAGTTTAGAATTTTAACTGGCGAAAAAGTAAAACCGGAAATTGGGGATAGAAAAGAAAAAGTAAAAAAGTGGGCTGACAAATTAAAAACAGTGGTTTTGCTTAAAGGCTGTATTGATGTTATATCCGACGGGGAAAAAGTTGTTTTAAATAAAACGGGTTCTTCTTTTATGACTAAAGGTGGTTTTGGTGATACGCTTACTGGAATCTGCGGGGCCCTTCTTGCTCGGAAAGTAGAACCTTTTGAAGCTGCTCAAGTAGCTGCCCATATCAATGGTTGTGCTGGTGAGTTAGCTTGCAAAAAATATGGTGAAGGAGTTTTAGCCAGCGATATTTTTGAGTTTATACCATCAGTAATAAATCAATAA
- a CDS encoding heavy metal translocating P-type ATPase: protein MTKKIIIKISGMDCASCAANIENTLKKEAGIKSANVNFASEKLYLEFDSIEISITRIVKIIEKLGYKASEEGFEKEMEDHHKEEKIQEVKDLKIRLIVALIFGIPLLYVSMGMMAGLHIPKIIEMNQHLIQFLLTTPVIIVAFKLYISGLKAILRRAPNMDSLIFIGTSAAYVYSVAISLSTWLNIKTYGMKELYYEIAGFILIFILLGKYLEVITKGKTSEAIKKLIGLQPKEATIIKDDEEIKIPISEVKVGDIILVKPGEKIPVDGIVIDGYSGVDEKAITGESIPVEKKKGDEVIGATINKTGVLKFKATRVGKDTMLAQIIKIVEEAMGSKAPIQLLADKVSLYFVPTVVVIAIVSFAVWIFAGHPFSFALSAFIAVLIIACPCALGLATPTAVMMGTGLAAKNGILIKSSRALETAKKVSVVVFDKTGTLTKGEPEVTDVVEISKSKLFQIVPNQAQNPKSKMTILQLAASVEKNSEHPLAMAIVNEAKKNKIELFEVKDFEAKPGAGVVAKYKDVMVLIGTRKLMDDNKIDISDSEKEKSKLENQGKTVMIVAVEGEVVGMIAVADTLKKDSKQAVEMLHKMGKMVAIITGDNKRVGKAIAKQVGIDYVLAEVLPQDKAKAIKRIQENKGFGNWKLEIGNSRQQRVVAMVGDGINDAPALAQADLGIALGSGTDVAMETGDIILIKDDLRDVVLAMDISRYTLRKIKQNLFWAFFYNSVGIPIAAGILYPFTGWLLSPIIAAAAMAFSSVSVVSNALLMKRYGRQETLRQSSGRARNNPPAGEAG, encoded by the coding sequence ATGACTAAAAAAATAATTATAAAAATTTCCGGCATGGATTGTGCGTCCTGCGCGGCAAATATTGAAAATACCTTAAAAAAAGAAGCGGGGATTAAATCCGCCAATGTTAATTTTGCTTCGGAAAAACTTTATTTAGAATTTGATTCTATTGAGATTAGTATTACTAGAATCGTAAAAATTATTGAAAAGTTGGGATATAAAGCCAGTGAAGAAGGTTTTGAAAAAGAAATGGAGGACCATCACAAGGAAGAGAAAATTCAGGAAGTTAAAGATCTGAAAATAAGACTTATTGTAGCCCTCATTTTCGGCATTCCTCTTCTCTATGTTTCAATGGGCATGATGGCTGGTCTTCACATACCGAAGATTATCGAGATGAACCAGCATCTAATCCAATTTCTGTTAACTACCCCCGTGATTATAGTTGCCTTCAAACTTTACATTTCCGGACTCAAGGCTATTTTAAGACGAGCGCCAAATATGGACTCTTTGATATTTATTGGCACTTCGGCTGCCTATGTCTACAGCGTGGCAATCTCTTTATCTACTTGGCTCAACATCAAAACATACGGAATGAAAGAGCTATACTACGAGATAGCGGGCTTCATTCTTATCTTCATCCTCTTGGGAAAGTATCTAGAAGTAATAACTAAAGGGAAAACAAGCGAAGCTATTAAAAAATTAATTGGACTTCAACCCAAAGAAGCGACAATTATAAAAGACGATGAGGAGATAAAAATTCCTATTTCCGAAGTAAAAGTCGGGGATATTATTTTAGTCAAGCCCGGCGAAAAAATCCCAGTAGACGGAATTGTTATTGACGGCTATTCCGGCGTTGATGAAAAAGCAATCACTGGCGAAAGTATTCCAGTTGAAAAGAAAAAAGGCGATGAAGTCATCGGCGCCACTATTAATAAAACCGGTGTTTTGAAATTTAAAGCAACTCGAGTTGGTAAAGATACGATGTTGGCCCAGATTATAAAAATAGTTGAGGAAGCAATGGGTTCCAAAGCGCCAATCCAGCTTCTGGCTGACAAAGTTTCTCTTTATTTTGTACCGACAGTAGTAGTCATCGCTATTGTCTCTTTCGCGGTTTGGATTTTTGCAGGCCATCCTTTTTCTTTCGCGCTCTCAGCCTTTATCGCTGTTTTAATTATCGCTTGCCCTTGCGCTTTAGGTCTGGCAACGCCAACCGCTGTGATGATGGGTACTGGTCTGGCGGCAAAAAATGGCATTTTAATTAAAAGTAGCCGAGCTTTAGAGACGGCTAAAAAGGTTTCGGTTGTTGTGTTTGATAAGACCGGAACGTTGACTAAGGGAGAGCCGGAGGTGACGGACGTTGTGGAAATTTCAAAATCCAAATTGTTCCAAATTGTTCCAAATCAAGCTCAAAATCCAAAATCCAAAATGACCATTTTGCAATTAGCCGCATCGGTTGAAAAAAACTCTGAACATCCGTTGGCGATGGCGATTGTGAATGAAGCCAAGAAAAATAAGATTGAGTTGTTTGAAGTTAAAGATTTTGAGGCCAAGCCTGGGGCGGGAGTGGTTGCGAAATACAAGGACGTAATGGTTTTGATTGGGACTAGGAAGTTGATGGATGATAATAAAATTGATATCAGTGATTCTGAAAAAGAGAAGTCTAAATTGGAGAATCAAGGTAAGACAGTGATGATTGTGGCGGTGGAGGGGGAGGTGGTTGGAATGATTGCAGTGGCAGATACTTTAAAAAAGGATTCGAAACAGGCAGTGGAAATGTTACATAAAATGGGCAAAATGGTGGCGATTATTACTGGCGATAATAAGCGGGTTGGTAAAGCGATTGCTAAGCAGGTCGGGATTGACTATGTGTTAGCCGAGGTATTGCCTCAAGATAAAGCTAAAGCTATTAAACGAATTCAAGAAAATAAAGGGTTTGGAAATTGGAAATTGGAAATTGGAAATTCCCGCCAGCAGCGGGTTGTGGCAATGGTGGGAGATGGAATTAATGATGCGCCGGCCTTGGCGCAAGCGGATTTGGGGATTGCCTTGGGGAGCGGGACTGATGTGGCAATGGAGACTGGGGATATAATTTTAATTAAAGATGATTTACGGGATGTGGTCCTGGCAATGGATATCTCCAGATATACTTTGAGAAAAATTAAACAGAATCTTTTCTGGGCTTTCTTCTACAATAGCGTGGGTATCCCAATTGCGGCTGGCATTCTATACCCCTTTACTGGCTGGCTCCTCTCTCCTATCATCGCAGCCGCGGCAATGGCGTTTTCATCGGTGAGTGTGGTGAGTAATGCGCTGCTGATGAAGAGGTATGGGCGACAAGAAACTCTTCGACAAAGCTCAGGGCGGGCAAGAAACAACCCGCCTGCCGGCGAGGCAGGGTAA
- a CDS encoding SDR family oxidoreductase encodes MPNLQNKVALITGSGRGMGRADALALAKYGAKVVVTDINKENCEKVVKEIKKQKGDAIALKLDVTKKQEVVSAVKQTIKKFGGLDILINNAGIAEFKPFLEMTEDEWDKTLDINLKGQFLCAQAAATQMKKQKGGVIVNIASVAMGQQGIGFPNIAHYCASKGAIAALTEALAVELAHYNIRVNGIAPGMIDTPMIDAVKSDPKGFEAMLGRVPLRRTGKPEEVAELVAFLASDDSSYMTGSVVVIDGGWLAG; translated from the coding sequence ATGCCAAATTTACAAAACAAAGTGGCATTAATTACCGGTTCCGGGAGAGGGATGGGACGGGCCGACGCTTTGGCCTTAGCTAAATATGGAGCCAAGGTTGTAGTCACTGACATAAACAAAGAAAATTGCGAAAAAGTAGTTAAAGAAATCAAAAAGCAAAAGGGTGATGCCATTGCCCTTAAACTTGATGTTACTAAAAAACAAGAAGTCGTAAGCGCAGTTAAACAAACCATTAAGAAATTTGGCGGGCTGGACATTTTGATTAACAATGCCGGCATTGCGGAATTTAAACCATTTTTAGAAATGACTGAAGACGAGTGGGATAAAACTTTGGACATTAATTTAAAGGGTCAATTCCTCTGCGCTCAAGCAGCGGCAACTCAAATGAAAAAACAAAAAGGCGGAGTAATAGTTAATATCGCTTCAGTGGCGATGGGTCAGCAAGGGATTGGTTTTCCTAACATTGCTCATTATTGCGCTTCGAAAGGCGCTATTGCAGCTTTAACAGAAGCCCTGGCCGTTGAGCTAGCCCATTATAATATTCGAGTTAATGGCATTGCGCCCGGCATGATAGATACGCCGATGATAGATGCTGTCAAATCTGATCCAAAGGGATTTGAAGCGATGCTGGGGCGAGTGCCTTTGCGCCGAACGGGAAAGCCGGAAGAGGTGGCTGAGCTGGTTGCCTTTTTGGCTTCAGATGATTCCAGTTATATGACTGGTTCAGTTGTAGTGATTGACGGCGGTTGGTTGGCGGGATAA
- a CDS encoding sulfite exporter TauE/SafE family protein, whose translation MLKKIKTSISGIHCKSCKTLIETEVDVLEGVKSVQVDYKTGKTEIEFDERKVARNEIFSRIKKLGYEVAESTENTKAQKTQKHFSNRLVIAGVLLVVFVIGYYLVKRFGLLEVMARLNEQNISYWLILLIGLLASFHCVGMCGGLVMTYTTRHHAKNGQGSKPGKATRAHFQYNFGRVISYTSVGGILGGVGSFFGINPTFTGIITLIAGGFMLLMGLSLLTNFKWLEKIKLRAPDFIARFLYNQSHTKKPKGPFIIGLLNGFMPCGPLQAMQLYALASGSITRGALSMGIYALGTVPLMFGFGSFISLISQTRIKQVMKVSGAVVIILGLFMLNRGLINFGYGFKNFIPREASSRTEYLVTGEVEEYQTIKMDLTYQGYSPNVLFVKKDVPVRWIINVKQMSGCTDEIIMPEYNIKKKLEYGENVIEFVPAKLGDIKFSCWMEMVWGKFVVTEDEVNTAQEQLELEKVDLPQGSCSGGDSCGGSCAAAQTGGCGCSRIRSR comes from the coding sequence ATGCTCAAAAAAATTAAAACTAGCATTTCCGGAATTCATTGCAAAAGTTGCAAGACTTTAATTGAGACAGAAGTTGATGTGCTTGAGGGAGTTAAGAGTGTCCAGGTTGATTATAAAACAGGAAAGACAGAAATCGAATTTGATGAGAGAAAGGTTGCGCGAAATGAAATTTTTAGCCGAATTAAAAAGTTAGGTTATGAGGTGGCCGAGAGCACAGAAAACACAAAAGCACAGAAAACACAAAAACATTTCTCTAATAGACTCGTGATTGCTGGAGTTTTGTTAGTAGTGTTTGTGATTGGATATTATTTAGTGAAGCGTTTTGGGTTATTAGAGGTGATGGCCAGATTAAATGAACAGAATATTAGCTATTGGTTGATTTTATTAATCGGACTTTTGGCCAGTTTTCATTGTGTTGGGATGTGCGGGGGGTTGGTTATGACTTACACTACGCGTCACCACGCGAAAAACGGACAAGGAAGTAAGCCGGGAAAAGCGACTCGAGCACATTTTCAATATAATTTTGGTAGGGTAATTTCTTATACTTCTGTTGGTGGAATTTTGGGTGGTGTGGGATCATTCTTTGGGATTAACCCGACTTTCACTGGAATCATTACTTTAATAGCTGGCGGGTTTATGCTTTTGATGGGGCTGTCACTCCTGACTAATTTTAAGTGGTTGGAAAAAATAAAGTTAAGGGCTCCTGACTTTATTGCCCGATTTCTTTATAACCAAAGTCATACCAAAAAACCAAAAGGACCCTTTATTATTGGTTTACTTAATGGCTTTATGCCTTGCGGCCCTTTGCAGGCAATGCAGCTTTATGCTTTAGCTTCTGGCAGTATTACTCGGGGGGCTTTGAGTATGGGGATTTATGCTTTAGGAACAGTGCCTTTGATGTTTGGTTTTGGGAGTTTTATTTCTTTAATTAGTCAAACAAGAATTAAGCAGGTGATGAAAGTATCGGGCGCAGTGGTGATAATTCTGGGCTTATTTATGCTCAATCGGGGTTTAATAAATTTCGGCTATGGGTTTAAAAATTTTATTCCCCGCGAGGCGAGCAGTCGAACTGAATATCTAGTAACTGGCGAGGTGGAGGAATATCAAACCATAAAAATGGATTTAACTTACCAGGGCTATTCACCTAATGTTTTATTTGTAAAAAAAGATGTCCCAGTGCGTTGGATCATTAATGTTAAACAAATGTCTGGTTGTACGGATGAGATTATTATGCCGGAGTATAATATAAAAAAGAAACTGGAATATGGAGAAAATGTGATTGAGTTCGTGCCTGCGAAACTTGGTGATATAAAATTTTCCTGCTGGATGGAAATGGTTTGGGGAAAATTTGTAGTGACAGAAGACGAAGTGAACACGGCTCAAGAACAATTAGAGCTTGAGAAAGTTGATTTGCCGCAAGGCAGTTGCAGTGGAGGTGATTCGTGTGGGGGGAGTTGCGCGGCGGCACAGACTGGGGGGTGCGGGTGTTCGAGGATAAGGAGCAGATGA
- a CDS encoding metal-sensing transcriptional repressor has protein sequence MSTQKDLPAGRQGKTLINFKKAQSLMAKIIKMSEGNEYCIDIMQQNLAVIGLLKSAHQMLTEGHLNSCFKNAMASKNEKRKQEMIQEILKVTKLANR, from the coding sequence ATGTCTACTCAAAAAGACCTGCCTGCCGGCAGGCAGGGAAAGACTTTAATTAATTTTAAGAAGGCGCAGAGTTTGATGGCTAAGATTATTAAAATGTCTGAAGGTAATGAATATTGCATTGATATTATGCAACAGAATTTAGCAGTGATTGGGCTTTTAAAATCGGCTCATCAGATGTTGACGGAAGGACACCTTAATTCTTGTTTTAAAAATGCTATGGCCAGCAAAAATGAGAAAAGAAAACAGGAAATGATTCAAGAAATTTTAAAGGTGACTAAATTAGCTAATAGATAG